The following coding sequences are from one Neodiprion lecontei isolate iyNeoLeco1 chromosome 7, iyNeoLeco1.1, whole genome shotgun sequence window:
- the LOC107220880 gene encoding cullin-5, whose translation MSKTSVAAMLKDRNQFSFAGKWPCMRPVILKLLKQEAVTQGEWQDLFYSVHLVCLWDDKGPPKLRDTLKVDIMDFIQQAQQRVLAHQEEQALLKAYITEWRKFFTQCNYLPTPFRQLETSLAGKTTTQKRNQAEESIVRKLMLDSWNQSIFGDIKQRLQDSAMKLVRAERNGEAFDSQLVIGVRESYVNLCSNTMDKLQIYRDNFEASYIKATEEFYKIKAPEQLSLHGVETYMRYAEVKLREEELRAQKYLEPNSASVQLLTDCCVSVLVATFKSAILAECPRMIQHHETEKLRLMLKLMDRVPDGVSPMLKDLEDHIASAGLADMMAAVDVITQDSEKYVERLLDLFRRFSTLVKEAFDDDPRFLTARDKAYKLVVNDSTVFRLELPVRQGTGVTAPVIPTKPVNSNNGQPESKCPELLANYCDMLLRKTPLSKKLTSDEIESKLRDVLLVLKYVQNKDVFMRYHKAHLTRRLILDTSADSEKEENMVEWLREVGMPADYVNKLARMFQDVKISQDLNQQFKEQCRATIADSINIKILNAGAWARGSERVTVSLPLQLEDYIPEVEEFYKKKHSGRKLQWYHHMSNGTITFCNKMGRFDVDVTTFQMAVLFAWNQRPFEKISYENLRLATELPDTELRRTLWSLCAFPKLRRQLLLVEPSTYSPKEFAHDTRFWVNHEFAIVKNGKLQKRGKINLIGRLQLSTERSKEEDNQSIVQLRILRVQEAIIKILKMRKTINNAQLQTELVDILKNMFLPSKKMIKEQIEWLIEHKYIRRHEDDINTFVYMA comes from the exons ATGTCAAAAACTAGTGTGGCGGCGATGTTAAAG GACCGGAATCAGTTTAGCTTCGCAGGAAAATGGCCATGCATGCGCCcagtaatattgaaattactGAAACAAGAAGCTGTTACACAAGGGGAATGGCAGGATCTATTTTATTCAGTTCACTTGGTCTGCCTATGGGACGACAAAGGTCCTCCCAAATTAAGGGACACTCTCAAAGTGGACATAATGGATTTCATACAACAAGCACAGCAG AGAGTATTGGCGCATCAGGAAGAGCAGGCGTTGCTTAAAGCCTACATAACTGAATGgcgcaaattttttacccaatGTAATTATTTGCCAACACCGTTTAGGCAACTGGAAACTTCGCTTGCTGGAAAGACTACTACACAGAAAAGGAATCAAGCGGAGGAAAGTATAGTTAGAAAG TTGATGCTGGACAGTTGGAACCAGAGTATATTTGGAGACataaaacaaaggctacaggATTCAGCCATGAAGCTGGTGCGGGCGGAAAGAAATGGGGAGGCGTTTGATTCGCAGTTGGTCATTGGTGTTAGAGAATCTTATG TTAATCTGTGTTCAAATACAATGGACAAGCTGCAAATATACAGAGATAATTTTGAGGCATCGTACATAAAAGCCACGgaagaattttacaaaataaaagcTCCTGAGCAACTTTCTCTGCATGGAGTAGAGACTTACATGCGATATGCAGAGGTAAAGTTGAGAGAAGAAGAATTGAGAGCTCAAAAATATTTGGAGCCAAATAGTGCAAGTGTACAGTTGTTGACGGATTGCTGTGTTTCTGTACTTGTCGCTACCTTCAAGTCAGCCATCCTTGCCGAATGTCCTCGCATGATTCAGCATCATGAAACAGAAA agCTCAGACTCATGCTCAAGTTGATGGATCGCGTACCAGATGGAGTGAGTCCAATGTTAAAAGACCTGGAAGATCACATAGCGAGTGCCGGTCTTGCCGATATGATGGCAGCAGTCGATGTGATAACCCAAGACTCTGAAAAATACGTAGAAAGATTGTTGGATCTCTTTAGACGATTTTCTACTCTGGTTAAGGAGGCGTTTGACGACGATCCGCGATTCCTCACAGCCAGAGACAAGGCATATAAATTAGTTGTCAATGATTCAACTGTATTCAGACTTGAACTGCCTGTTAGACAAGGTACCGGTGTAACTGCTCCAGTCATCCCAACTAAACCTGTAAACAGCAATAATGGACAGCCAGAATCCAAGTGTCCTGAACTACTGGCAAATTACTGCGATATGTTGCTCAGAAAAACACCGTTAAGTAAGAAACTTACTTCGGATGAAATCGAGAGCAAACTTCGGGACGTG CTGCTCGTGCTAAAGTACGTTCAAAACAAAGACGTATTCATGAGATACCATAAGGCTCACCTCACTCGGAGATTGATTCTGGATACTTCAGCAGATTCtgagaaggaagaaaatatGGTGGAGTGGTTACGAGAAGTCGGCATGCCTGCGGactatgtaaataaattagcACGCATGTTCCAAGACGTCAAAATTTCCCAAGATCTCAATCAACAATTCAAAGAACAGTGCCGCGCTACCATTGCCGACAGCATTAATATAAAG ATATTGAATGCTGGCGCATGGGCAAGAGGCAGCGAGCGTGTCACTGTCAGTTTACCCCTTCAATTAGAAGATTACATCCCCGAAGTTGAAGAGTTTTACAAAAAGAAGCACAGTGGCCGTAAACTGCAATGGTATCATCACATGTCAAATGGAACG ATAACATTTTGCAATAAAATGGGGCGATTTGATGTTGACGTGACAACATTTCAAATGGCTGTTCTATTTGCTTGGAATCAACGACCTTTCGAAAAGATTTCATACGAAAATCTTCGATTAGCAACCGAGTTACCAGATACAGAATTAAGGCGTACACTGTGGTCGTTGTGCGCTTTTCCTAAACTTAGACGTCAACTCCTTCTAGTCGAACCTAGCACTTACAGCCCGAAAGAATTCGCGCATGACACTCGTTTCTGGGTGAATCACGAGTTTGCTATTGt aaaaaatggaaagttGCAGAAGAGGGGGAAGATTAATTTGATTGGTCGGTTACAACTGTCAACTGAGCGAAGCAAAGAAGAGGACAACCAATCTATCGTACAGCTAAGGATATTGCGAGTACAG gAAGCTatcattaaaattttgaaaatgcgaAAGACGATAAATAACGCCCAATTGCAGACGGAATTGGTcgatatattgaaaaatatgttccTGCCGAGTAAAAAGATGATCAAAGAACAAATTGAGTGGCTAATAGAGCACAAATATATTCGGAGGCATGAGGATGACATCAATACTTTTGTCTACATGGCGTAA